From Ancylobacter pratisalsi, one genomic window encodes:
- a CDS encoding HlyD family type I secretion periplasmic adaptor subunit: MSARDPSGRLDREAQRSIRRHLVWALALIALLMLGVGGWASTTRFAGAVIAPGQLVVYSSVKKVQHPTGGIIGELRVKDGDFVKAGDVVVRLDETVPRANLAIIRGNLDELLARQARNEAERDDAARIVFPAELTERADDEIVARLIRGEQRLFDTRRATREGQRAQLRERIGQLHEEVQGLEFQIDAKAREIGFVNQELESVRSLWREKLVSIQRVTALERDATRLDGERGELIAALAQAKGRITETELQILQIDQDMRNEVGRDLADIRGRVSELRERRVAAVDQLQRIDLRAPQDGYVHQLAVHTIGGVIGTGEPVMLIVPVADRLEAEVRVAPQYVDQLSLGQDAVLRLSALNAGNTPQLNGNISRISPDTSEDTKTGEPYYTVRITLQPGEVEQLGEVKLVPGMLVEAFIRTEDRTVLSYLTKPLTDQIFRTFREK, encoded by the coding sequence ATGAGCGCGCGCGACCCTTCCGGGCGCCTCGACCGCGAGGCCCAGCGCTCCATCCGCCGTCATCTTGTCTGGGCACTGGCGCTGATTGCGTTGCTGATGCTGGGCGTCGGCGGCTGGGCCTCGACCACCCGCTTCGCCGGCGCCGTCATCGCGCCCGGTCAGCTCGTGGTCTATTCCAGCGTGAAGAAAGTCCAGCATCCCACGGGTGGCATCATCGGCGAACTCCGGGTGAAGGACGGCGATTTCGTGAAGGCGGGCGACGTGGTGGTCCGGCTCGACGAAACCGTGCCACGCGCCAACCTGGCCATCATCCGCGGTAATCTCGACGAACTGCTCGCCCGCCAGGCGCGCAACGAGGCCGAGCGGGACGATGCGGCGCGGATCGTCTTTCCGGCCGAACTCACCGAGCGCGCCGACGACGAGATCGTGGCCCGGCTGATACGCGGGGAGCAGCGCCTGTTCGACACCCGCCGTGCCACCCGCGAGGGCCAGAGGGCGCAATTGCGCGAGCGTATCGGCCAGCTTCACGAGGAGGTGCAGGGGCTCGAATTCCAGATCGATGCCAAGGCCCGGGAGATTGGCTTCGTCAATCAGGAACTCGAAAGCGTACGTTCGCTGTGGCGGGAGAAGCTGGTGTCGATCCAGCGCGTGACCGCGCTCGAGCGCGACGCGACCCGGCTCGACGGCGAGCGCGGCGAATTGATCGCGGCACTGGCGCAGGCCAAGGGGCGGATCACCGAAACCGAGCTGCAGATCCTCCAGATCGACCAGGACATGCGCAACGAGGTGGGGCGCGACCTCGCCGACATACGCGGCCGGGTCTCGGAACTGCGCGAGCGCCGGGTCGCGGCGGTGGACCAGCTCCAGCGCATCGATCTTCGGGCGCCCCAGGACGGCTATGTGCACCAGCTCGCGGTGCACACGATCGGCGGGGTGATCGGGACCGGCGAGCCGGTGATGCTCATCGTGCCGGTGGCCGACCGGCTGGAGGCGGAGGTGCGCGTGGCCCCGCAATATGTCGACCAGCTCTCCCTCGGACAGGACGCGGTGCTGCGGCTCTCCGCCCTCAATGCGGGCAACACGCCCCAACTCAACGGAAACATCTCGCGCATCTCGCCCGATACCTCCGAGGACACCAAGACCGGCGAGCCCTATTACACGGTACGAATCACCCTTCAGCCGGGCGAGGTGGAGCAACTCGGCGAGGTGAAGCTGGTGCCGGGCATGCTGGTGGAGGCCTTCATCCGCACCGAGGACCGCACGGTGCTGAGTTATCTCACCAAGCCGCTCACCGACCAGATCTTCCGCACCTTCCGCGAGAAATAG
- the serA gene encoding phosphoglycerate dehydrogenase — protein MAPRVLISDALSPAAVQIFKDRGIEVDFQPALGKDKDKLAEIIGDYDGLAIRSATKVTPKILAQAKRLKVVGRAGIGVDNVDIPAATAKGVIVMNTPFGNSITTAEHAIAMMFALAREIPAADASTQAGKWEKNRFMGVELTAKTLGIIGCGNIGSIVADRALGLKMKVIAFDPFLSPERALDLGVEKVELDDLLARADVITLHTPLTDKTRNVLSAEALAKTKKGVRIINCARGGLVDEVALAAALDSGQVGGAAFDVFVTEPANENPLFGHPNVICTPHLGASTTEAQENVALQVAEQMSDYLLRGAISNAVNFPSITAEEAPKLKPFIELAEKLGSFAGQLTDTDIKTVRITYDGAVAGLKIKALTSAAVAGLLRPALQDVNVVSAPSIAKERGIVIEETTRDVAGDYESLVTLTVVTEQMERSLSGTVFADGRPRIVDIKGIKVDAEFAPSMIYVTNEDRPGFVGRFAGLLGEAGINIATFALGRDRQGGDAIALVEIDGAAPEELLAKVQALPHVKQAKPLAF, from the coding sequence ATGGCTCCCCGCGTTCTCATTTCCGATGCCCTTTCCCCCGCCGCTGTGCAGATCTTCAAGGATCGCGGCATCGAGGTGGATTTCCAGCCGGCTCTCGGCAAGGACAAGGACAAGCTCGCCGAGATCATCGGCGACTATGACGGCCTCGCCATTCGCTCCGCGACCAAGGTGACGCCCAAGATCCTCGCGCAGGCCAAGCGCCTGAAGGTGGTCGGCCGCGCCGGCATCGGCGTCGACAATGTCGATATCCCGGCCGCCACCGCCAAGGGCGTGATCGTGATGAACACGCCGTTCGGCAACTCCATCACCACCGCCGAGCACGCCATCGCGATGATGTTCGCGCTGGCCCGCGAGATCCCCGCCGCCGATGCCTCCACCCAGGCCGGCAAGTGGGAGAAGAACCGCTTCATGGGCGTCGAGTTGACCGCCAAGACGCTCGGCATCATCGGCTGCGGCAACATCGGCTCCATCGTCGCCGATCGCGCGCTGGGTCTGAAGATGAAGGTGATCGCCTTCGATCCGTTCCTCTCGCCCGAGCGCGCGCTGGATCTCGGCGTCGAGAAGGTCGAGCTCGACGACCTGCTCGCCCGCGCCGATGTCATCACGCTCCACACGCCGCTGACCGACAAGACCCGCAACGTGCTCTCGGCCGAGGCCCTCGCCAAGACCAAGAAGGGCGTGCGTATCATCAACTGCGCGCGCGGCGGGCTGGTGGACGAGGTCGCGCTGGCGGCGGCACTCGATTCCGGCCAGGTCGGGGGCGCGGCCTTCGACGTGTTCGTGACCGAGCCGGCCAATGAAAACCCGCTCTTCGGCCATCCCAACGTGATCTGCACCCCGCATCTGGGCGCCTCCACCACGGAAGCCCAGGAGAACGTGGCGCTGCAGGTTGCCGAGCAGATGAGCGATTACCTGCTGCGCGGCGCCATCTCCAATGCGGTGAACTTCCCCTCGATCACCGCGGAGGAAGCGCCGAAGCTGAAGCCCTTCATCGAGCTGGCCGAAAAGCTGGGCTCGTTTGCCGGGCAGCTGACCGACACCGACATCAAGACCGTGCGCATCACCTATGACGGCGCGGTGGCGGGCCTCAAGATCAAGGCGCTTACCTCGGCCGCGGTGGCGGGCCTGCTGCGCCCGGCGCTGCAGGATGTCAACGTGGTCTCGGCACCGAGCATCGCCAAGGAACGCGGCATCGTCATTGAAGAGACGACCCGTGACGTTGCCGGCGATTATGAGAGTCTGGTGACGCTGACGGTGGTGACCGAGCAGATGGAGCGCTCGCTTTCGGGCACGGTGTTCGCCGACGGGCGCCCGCGCATCGTCGACATCAAGGGGATCAAGGTCGACGCCGAGTTCGCGCCCTCGATGATCTACGTCACCAATGAGGACCGCCCGGGTTTCGTCGGCCGTTTCGCCGGACTGCTGGGCGAGGCGGGCATCAACATCGCGACGTTCGCCCTCGGCCGCGACCGGCAGGGCGGCGACGCCATCGCGCTCGTGGAGATCGACGGCGCGGCGCCCGAGGAACTTCTCGCGAAGGTGCAGGCCCTGCCGCATGTGAAGCAGGCCAAGCCGCTCGCCTTCTGA
- a CDS encoding M10 family metallopeptidase, with amino-acid sequence MERFSYGAWFGDVKLSGFSVPASALAGGGVAGDAPSRGASVDQGATGDPYIDGLLHGTKWDGSVTFSFPDDPSDYPARYGLEPLIGFGSVSTQQMEATRAILIGETALGTTNVQTYNSLASFTTIDISEVGGLGNGEGSGEGDIRLAESTRANPTAYAYLPNTAASGSGGDVWFGTTYAGTVNDYRDPVLGTYAYVTHIHEIGHALGLKHSQETGGVSDVAVPADRDSIEFTVMSYRSYPGADTNGYTFEQYGAPQTYMMLDILALQTMYGANYSYNDTDTTYMWNPETGQMSVNDVGQGIPGGNRVFLTIWDGGGNDTYDMSNYTDDVFIDLRPGQWSVTSSVQLAYLGDGHYANGTVYNSYLFEDNPASLIENAVGGVGNDALIGNQADNILTGGLGDDAYWIDSLADQVIENAGGGTDTIISIVSYDVMLASNVENLRLEDSYGDVAIVAYGNDGANMISGNEGNNVLKGFGGSDTLYGGSGDDVLDGGTGADSMVGGIGNDSYLIDNVGDAVHEDLNAGTDRVLSLIDHTLEANVENLFLLGSATTGSGNELGNTIVGNGQDNTLRGFAGSDFLYGLAGNDVIHGDSGGDLMVGGAGLDVYFGGAGSDYAYIAAGDSFDYFADFNASQDHIIFSTAVFADIDAVAEVGLQVGNDVVISNGAEGIVLANTQIDTLTTDNFLFA; translated from the coding sequence ATGGAACGTTTTTCCTACGGAGCCTGGTTTGGCGACGTGAAGCTGTCGGGTTTCAGCGTGCCAGCTTCCGCTCTTGCCGGCGGTGGGGTCGCAGGCGACGCGCCTTCCCGCGGGGCGAGCGTCGACCAGGGAGCGACCGGCGACCCCTATATTGACGGCCTGCTGCACGGAACCAAATGGGACGGCTCGGTCACCTTCAGTTTTCCGGATGATCCTTCCGACTATCCCGCGCGCTACGGTCTGGAGCCTCTCATCGGCTTCGGCTCGGTGAGCACGCAGCAGATGGAGGCGACGCGGGCCATCCTGATCGGCGAGACCGCGCTCGGGACGACCAACGTCCAGACCTACAATTCGCTGGCCTCCTTCACCACGATCGACATTTCCGAGGTCGGTGGCCTCGGCAACGGCGAGGGCTCGGGGGAGGGCGATATCCGCCTCGCGGAATCGACCCGTGCCAATCCGACCGCCTATGCCTATCTGCCCAACACCGCCGCGTCGGGCTCGGGCGGCGACGTCTGGTTCGGCACCACCTATGCGGGCACCGTCAACGACTACCGGGACCCGGTGCTGGGCACCTATGCCTATGTGACCCACATTCACGAGATCGGCCACGCCCTCGGCCTGAAGCACAGTCAGGAAACGGGCGGCGTTTCCGATGTCGCGGTGCCGGCGGACCGGGATTCGATCGAGTTCACGGTGATGAGCTACCGCTCCTATCCCGGTGCGGACACCAATGGCTACACGTTCGAGCAATATGGCGCGCCGCAGACCTACATGATGCTGGATATTCTGGCGCTGCAGACGATGTACGGCGCCAATTACAGCTACAACGACACCGACACGACCTACATGTGGAACCCGGAGACGGGGCAGATGTCGGTCAACGATGTCGGCCAGGGCATTCCGGGCGGCAACCGCGTCTTCCTGACCATCTGGGACGGCGGCGGAAACGACACCTACGACATGTCGAACTACACCGATGATGTCTTTATCGACCTCAGACCCGGGCAGTGGAGCGTGACGTCGAGCGTCCAGCTGGCCTATCTCGGCGATGGCCACTACGCCAACGGCACCGTCTACAATTCCTACCTCTTCGAGGACAATCCGGCGTCGCTGATCGAGAATGCCGTCGGCGGGGTGGGCAATGATGCGCTGATCGGCAACCAGGCCGACAATATCCTGACCGGCGGGTTGGGCGATGACGCGTACTGGATCGACAGCCTTGCCGATCAGGTGATCGAGAATGCGGGCGGGGGCACGGACACGATCATCTCCATCGTCAGCTACGATGTGATGCTCGCCAGCAATGTCGAGAATCTGAGGCTCGAGGACAGCTATGGCGACGTCGCCATCGTCGCCTACGGCAATGATGGCGCGAACATGATCTCCGGCAATGAGGGCAACAACGTCCTCAAGGGCTTTGGCGGGAGTGACACCCTGTATGGCGGCAGTGGCGACGATGTGCTGGACGGTGGCACCGGCGCGGATTCGATGGTCGGCGGCATCGGCAATGACAGCTATCTGATCGACAATGTGGGCGACGCCGTCCACGAGGATCTGAATGCGGGCACCGACCGGGTCCTCAGCCTGATCGACCACACGCTCGAAGCCAATGTGGAGAACCTCTTCCTCCTGGGCAGCGCGACGACCGGCAGCGGCAACGAGCTTGGCAACACCATCGTCGGCAACGGGCAGGACAACACCCTGCGCGGGTTCGCGGGGTCGGACTTCCTCTACGGGCTGGCCGGGAATGACGTGATCCACGGCGACAGCGGCGGCGACCTGATGGTGGGCGGCGCGGGCCTGGACGTCTATTTCGGCGGCGCCGGGTCCGACTACGCCTATATCGCCGCCGGTGACAGCTTCGATTACTTCGCCGATTTCAACGCCTCCCAGGACCACATCATCTTCAGCACCGCGGTCTTCGCGGACATTGATGCGGTCGCCGAGGTGGGGTTGCAGGTCGGCAACGATGTGGTGATTTCCAATGGCGCGGAAGGTATCGTTCTCGCGAACACGCAGATCGATACGCTCACGACGGATAATTTCCTCTTTGCCTGA
- the eda gene encoding bifunctional 4-hydroxy-2-oxoglutarate aldolase/2-dehydro-3-deoxy-phosphogluconate aldolase, giving the protein MSLPDPSYLLARAPVVPVVTVPSVAAGVKLARALVEGGLPLIEVTLRTPVALEAIAAIAAEVPDAIVGAGTVTRPELIQKSIDAGARFLVSPGCPPALAEALAEAPVPVMPGVATATEAMALHAMGFPVLKLFPAEAVGGVNLIKSLAGPLPDLRFCPTGGIGPSNVGSYLAQPNILAVGGSWVAPNEAVIMGDWEQIVALAKAASKLHRAAFPM; this is encoded by the coding sequence ATGTCGCTCCCTGATCCCAGCTACCTTCTCGCCCGCGCCCCGGTCGTTCCCGTGGTCACGGTGCCGAGCGTCGCCGCCGGCGTGAAGCTCGCCCGGGCGCTCGTCGAAGGCGGGCTCCCGCTGATCGAAGTGACGCTGCGCACGCCGGTGGCGCTGGAAGCCATCGCGGCCATCGCTGCCGAGGTGCCGGACGCCATCGTGGGCGCCGGCACGGTGACCCGCCCGGAACTGATCCAGAAATCGATCGACGCCGGCGCGCGCTTCCTTGTCAGCCCGGGCTGCCCGCCTGCGCTCGCCGAGGCGCTCGCCGAAGCGCCTGTGCCGGTCATGCCGGGCGTGGCCACCGCGACCGAGGCCATGGCCCTGCACGCGATGGGCTTTCCGGTGCTGAAGCTGTTCCCGGCGGAAGCCGTGGGAGGCGTCAACCTGATCAAGTCGCTAGCCGGGCCACTGCCGGACCTGCGCTTCTGCCCGACAGGGGGTATCGGCCCCTCCAATGTCGGCAGCTATCTCGCCCAGCCCAACATTCTGGCCGTCGGCGGCTCCTGGGTGGCGCCCAACGAGGCCGTCATCATGGGCGATTGGGAACAGATCGTGGCCTTGGCGAAAGCGGCCTCGAAGCTGCATCGCGCCGCCTTCCCGATGTGA
- a CDS encoding phosphoserine transaminase translates to MTKNALPAAKPANPNFSSGPCAKRPGWALEALSDAPLGRSHRAKVGKAKLKLAIDLTREILDIPADYRIGIVPASDTGAVEMALWSMLGARPVDMMAWESFGEGWVTDVVKQLKLKDARILKAGYGELPDLTQVNFDHDVVFTWNGTTSGVRVPNGDWIAADRKGLTICDATSAAFAQKLDWAKLDVVTFSWQKVLGGEAAHGMLILSPRAVERLETYVPAWPLPKIFRMTKGGKLIEGIFEGETINTPSMLCVEDYIDALSWAKSLGGLNGLTGRADANFKVLADWVAATPWVDFLAADPATRSNTSVCLVVADPEVKALPADAQAAFAKAIAGALEKAKVAYDIGAYRDAPAGLRIWAGSTVEASDLAALLPWLDWAYADAKAGLKQAA, encoded by the coding sequence ATGACGAAGAACGCTCTGCCGGCGGCGAAGCCGGCGAATCCCAATTTTTCTTCTGGTCCCTGTGCCAAGCGTCCCGGTTGGGCGCTTGAGGCTTTGAGCGATGCGCCGCTCGGCCGTTCGCACCGTGCAAAGGTCGGCAAGGCGAAGCTGAAGCTCGCCATCGACCTCACCCGCGAAATCCTCGACATCCCGGCGGATTACCGCATCGGCATTGTCCCCGCCTCCGACACCGGTGCGGTGGAGATGGCCCTGTGGTCGATGCTCGGCGCCCGCCCGGTCGACATGATGGCGTGGGAGAGCTTCGGCGAAGGCTGGGTGACGGATGTCGTCAAGCAGCTCAAGCTCAAGGATGCCCGCATCCTGAAGGCCGGCTACGGCGAGCTGCCGGACCTGACTCAGGTGAATTTCGACCATGACGTGGTCTTCACCTGGAACGGCACCACTTCCGGCGTGCGCGTGCCGAATGGCGACTGGATCGCCGCCGACCGCAAGGGCCTGACGATCTGCGACGCCACCTCGGCGGCGTTCGCGCAGAAGCTTGACTGGGCCAAGCTCGATGTCGTGACCTTCTCCTGGCAGAAGGTGCTCGGCGGCGAGGCGGCGCACGGCATGCTCATTCTCTCGCCGCGCGCGGTGGAGCGGCTGGAAACCTATGTGCCGGCCTGGCCGCTGCCGAAGATCTTCCGCATGACCAAGGGCGGCAAGCTGATCGAGGGCATCTTCGAGGGTGAGACCATCAACACTCCGTCCATGCTCTGCGTCGAGGACTATATCGATGCGCTGAGCTGGGCGAAGTCACTCGGCGGCCTCAATGGCCTCACCGGCCGCGCCGATGCCAACTTCAAGGTGCTGGCCGACTGGGTTGCCGCCACGCCGTGGGTGGACTTCCTCGCTGCGGATCCCGCCACCCGCTCCAATACTTCGGTCTGCCTCGTTGTGGCCGACCCCGAGGTCAAGGCACTGCCGGCCGACGCGCAGGCGGCTTTCGCCAAGGCGATTGCCGGGGCGCTGGAGAAGGCGAAGGTGGCCTACGACATCGGCGCCTATCGCGACGCTCCGGCCGGACTTCGGATCTGGGCCGGCTCGACGGTCGAGGCCTCTGATCTGGCGGCCCTGCTGCCCTGGCTCGACTGGGCCTATGCCGACGCCAAGGCCGGCCTGAAGCAGGCCGCCTAG
- a CDS encoding class I SAM-dependent methyltransferase codes for MEFNGERFIPGVTGPIASEHQHRYGFASQFVANRAVLDVASGEGYGTAFLARTARSVIGVDVDPEAVAHAEARYGGENGPRFQLGDIDALPFPDASFDVVVSFETIEHVPNPTTALRELRRVLKPDGLLIISTPDRDVYTDALGNRNEFHLAELSTDEFRQALEPLFPTVQLFGQKTTVASLMVPLEPTAGAESTGTHEMWWLDANGLTLTPTPEGKPVYIVAVCSPTPQTTLPRSVLVDASEGGAGPMETLQTWANALSEQARQQAEEQAATIARQKAELAAAYEQLALRQEIAQYAFGAIRAANARLLMSGGAHADDLLQRTAAEPSADIPAAAEDPWNGLKREIEDLVMLADTLVTHATAELMRD; via the coding sequence GTGGAATTCAACGGTGAACGCTTCATCCCCGGCGTGACGGGACCCATCGCCTCCGAACATCAGCACCGCTACGGCTTCGCCTCGCAATTCGTGGCCAATCGCGCCGTGCTCGACGTTGCTTCCGGCGAAGGGTATGGCACCGCCTTCCTGGCACGAACCGCGCGTAGCGTCATCGGCGTGGACGTCGACCCCGAAGCCGTTGCGCATGCCGAGGCGCGCTATGGCGGCGAGAATGGCCCGCGCTTCCAGCTGGGTGATATCGACGCCCTGCCTTTCCCCGATGCGAGCTTCGACGTGGTGGTGTCCTTCGAGACCATCGAGCATGTCCCCAATCCGACCACGGCCCTGCGCGAACTGCGGCGCGTGCTGAAGCCCGACGGTCTGCTGATCATCTCGACCCCCGACCGCGACGTCTACACCGACGCCCTTGGCAACCGGAACGAGTTTCACCTCGCCGAGCTGTCGACCGACGAGTTCCGGCAGGCACTGGAGCCGCTGTTTCCCACCGTCCAGCTCTTCGGCCAGAAGACCACCGTCGCCTCGCTGATGGTACCTCTTGAGCCGACGGCAGGCGCCGAATCCACGGGTACCCATGAAATGTGGTGGCTCGACGCGAACGGCCTCACCCTGACGCCTACACCAGAGGGCAAGCCCGTCTATATCGTCGCCGTCTGCTCGCCCACGCCCCAGACCACGCTGCCCCGCTCGGTGCTCGTGGATGCGTCGGAAGGCGGAGCCGGCCCGATGGAAACCTTGCAGACCTGGGCGAATGCTCTGAGCGAGCAGGCACGACAGCAGGCCGAGGAGCAGGCCGCGACCATTGCCCGCCAGAAGGCGGAACTGGCGGCGGCCTACGAACAGCTCGCCCTTCGGCAGGAGATCGCGCAGTACGCCTTTGGCGCCATCCGCGCGGCGAATGCCAGGCTGCTTATGTCAGGCGGCGCGCACGCCGATGACCTCCTGCAGCGGACAGCCGCGGAGCCCTCAGCGGACATACCGGCCGCGGCGGAAGATCCGTGGAACGGGCTGAAAAGAGAGATCGAGGATCTCGTCATGCTGGCGGACACGCTGGTTACCCATGCGACTGCCGAGCTGATGCGCGACTGA
- a CDS encoding type I secretion system permease/ATPase, which yields MKSELAAALKACRTAFLGVGLITFVINILYLTGSLFMLEVYDRVIPSRSVATLVGLCVLALMLYAFQGVLDVIRGRVLGRIGVALDEQLSGRIYGAIVRLPLRARAAGDGLQPARDLDHVRGFLSGLGPTALFDLPWIPFYLALCFLFHPLIGATALIGGLALAAVAFITDRLTGALVMDTVAGLAGRNALTEAGRRNAEVLQAMAMGGRLQAMWGEANRRYVRSQQRANDVIGGFGAASKVFRVALQSAVLAVGAYLVINQQATAGIIIASSILTARALAPVELAIAHWKGFVQARQGWRRLRELLARLPEPSAGMALPKPHQSLVVEALSLMPPGERRVVVQEVSFALKAGQGLGIVGASGSGKTSLVRAIVGAWAPARGLVRLDGAALEQWPHEDRGGHVGYLPQDVELFQGTVAQNIARFHEKPAPADIIAAAQAAGVHDLILRFPEGYETQIGEGGASLSAGQRQRVALARALYGDPFLVVLDEPSSNLDGEGEQALNRAILGVRARGGIAIVVAHRAATLAGVDVVLVMQEGRLRSFGPKDEVLGAALARPPGPPAVTLAAVGERPA from the coding sequence ATGAAATCCGAACTTGCCGCCGCTCTCAAGGCCTGCCGCACCGCGTTTCTGGGTGTCGGGCTGATCACCTTCGTCATCAACATTCTCTATCTCACCGGCTCGCTCTTCATGCTCGAAGTGTACGACCGGGTGATTCCAAGCCGCAGCGTGGCGACGCTGGTCGGGCTGTGCGTGCTGGCGCTCATGCTCTACGCCTTCCAGGGCGTGCTGGACGTCATTCGCGGGCGGGTGCTGGGGCGCATCGGGGTCGCGCTCGACGAGCAGCTCAGCGGGCGCATCTATGGCGCCATCGTCCGCCTCCCGCTGCGCGCCCGCGCCGCGGGCGACGGGCTGCAGCCGGCCCGCGATCTCGACCACGTGCGGGGCTTCCTGTCCGGGCTCGGCCCGACGGCGCTGTTCGATCTGCCGTGGATCCCGTTCTATCTGGCCCTGTGCTTCCTGTTCCATCCTCTGATCGGCGCGACCGCGCTCATCGGCGGCCTCGCGCTGGCGGCGGTGGCCTTCATCACCGACCGGCTCACCGGCGCGCTGGTGATGGACACCGTTGCCGGCCTTGCCGGACGCAATGCGCTGACCGAGGCCGGCCGGCGCAACGCTGAGGTGCTGCAGGCGATGGCCATGGGCGGGCGGCTCCAGGCGATGTGGGGCGAGGCGAACCGGCGCTATGTGCGCAGCCAGCAGCGCGCCAATGACGTGATCGGCGGTTTCGGCGCCGCCTCAAAGGTGTTTCGCGTCGCCCTGCAATCGGCGGTGCTGGCGGTTGGCGCCTATCTCGTCATCAACCAGCAGGCGACGGCCGGCATCATCATCGCCAGCTCCATCCTCACCGCGCGCGCGCTGGCCCCGGTGGAACTGGCGATCGCGCACTGGAAGGGCTTCGTGCAGGCCCGGCAGGGCTGGCGGCGCCTGCGAGAATTGCTGGCGCGGCTGCCTGAGCCTTCGGCCGGCATGGCGCTGCCAAAGCCGCATCAGTCGCTGGTGGTGGAGGCGCTTTCGCTGATGCCGCCGGGCGAACGGCGGGTGGTGGTGCAGGAGGTGAGCTTCGCGCTCAAGGCCGGGCAGGGGCTCGGCATCGTCGGGGCAAGCGGGTCGGGCAAGACCTCGCTGGTGCGCGCCATCGTCGGCGCCTGGGCACCCGCGCGCGGGCTGGTCCGGCTCGATGGCGCGGCGCTGGAACAGTGGCCGCATGAGGATCGCGGCGGCCATGTCGGCTACTTGCCGCAGGACGTCGAGCTGTTCCAGGGCACGGTGGCCCAGAACATCGCCCGCTTCCACGAGAAGCCGGCCCCGGCGGACATCATCGCGGCGGCGCAGGCGGCGGGGGTCCATGACCTGATCCTGCGTTTTCCCGAGGGCTACGAGACCCAGATCGGCGAGGGCGGCGCCTCGCTTTCCGCCGGCCAGCGCCAGCGCGTGGCGCTGGCCAGGGCACTCTATGGCGACCCCTTCCTGGTGGTGCTGGACGAGCCAAGCTCGAATCTCGACGGGGAGGGTGAGCAGGCGTTGAACAGGGCGATCCTTGGCGTGCGGGCGCGCGGCGGCATCGCCATTGTCGTGGCGCACCGCGCGGCGACGCTGGCCGGGGTCGATGTCGTGCTGGTGATGCAGGAGGGACGGCTGCGCTCCTTCGGGCCCAAGGACGAGGTACTCGGCGCCGCGCTGGCCCGCCCGCCCGGGCCGCCCGCCGTGACGCTTGCCGCCGTCGGGGAGCGCCCGGCATGA
- a CDS encoding outer membrane protein: protein MPAPARAADLGASGLGAADDLLAKAPTVEDSSGWYLRGDVGYVFNETPDWSALNFNSTDPALGDAWLLGVGAGFRVTDWLRVDATADYRTEADYTTAGLSADYSVATFMANAYIDLGTWNGFTPYVGAGIGAGFASFDDIDFGGSRLGSTDGWGLAWGLMAGVAVSLGPNWMLDVGYRYLALDGVDLGGAMPDFDQSAHEIRIGARYLID, encoded by the coding sequence ATGCCCGCGCCCGCCCGCGCCGCCGATCTGGGCGCTTCCGGTCTTGGTGCGGCCGATGATCTGCTGGCCAAGGCGCCGACTGTGGAAGACAGCAGCGGCTGGTATCTGCGCGGCGATGTCGGCTACGTGTTCAACGAGACGCCGGACTGGTCGGCGCTGAATTTCAACTCGACCGATCCGGCCCTCGGCGACGCCTGGCTTCTGGGTGTTGGCGCAGGCTTCCGCGTGACCGACTGGCTCCGTGTCGACGCGACCGCCGATTACCGGACAGAAGCCGACTACACCACGGCGGGCCTTTCGGCCGACTACAGCGTCGCCACCTTCATGGCCAACGCCTATATCGACCTTGGGACCTGGAACGGCTTCACGCCCTATGTCGGCGCAGGGATCGGCGCGGGATTCGCCTCTTTCGACGATATCGACTTCGGCGGCTCGCGCCTTGGCAGCACCGATGGCTGGGGCCTGGCGTGGGGCCTGATGGCGGGTGTCGCGGTCTCTCTCGGGCCGAACTGGATGCTCGATGTTGGCTATCGCTATCTCGCGCTCGATGGCGTCGACCTCGGCGGCGCGATGCCGGACTTCGACCAGAGCGCACACGAAATCCGCATCGGCGCCCGCTATCTCATCGACTGA